From the Acidobacteriota bacterium genome, the window AGGTTTTATGCACTGCCCTCAATGCGGACAGCAACCGCCAACCGAACAAACTCGATTTTGCACGCACTGCGGATTTGCGCTCGGCGGGCTGAAAGAGTTTATGACGACGGGGTTGTTGCCCGGCTCACCCCGGCAACGAGACATCACGCTCGGCGGTGGGCTAATGCTGGTCGGCGCGCTGAAGGGATTCTTTCTGGCTGCCGGCATTATGGGTTGGCCCTGGGAAATCTTGATCCTTGCCCTCGGAGTATTCTACGGTTTACTCCAATTGTTCTTTCAATTATCGCCGCGTCAAAAAGGCTTGAGCCTGGGCGCGACGCTCATGTTCCTCGGCAGTGTGGTTGCGTTCCTGGCAGGAATGCATACCGAAGGTTTTGGAGCCATTCCGGTTGCGCTCGTCACCATCACGATGATTTTGTTCTGGAAGCGATTGTCAGCGGGGTTTCTGAAAATCTTCTTCGACAAAACCGATGCAGCACCTCCGCGCATGTCGCCGCAGCCGAAACCTGTTGCGGCGCTACCGCCGGAGCAAACCCCGGCGGTAGATACAAATCGCGTCCGGCAAGACGTCTCGCCGGAACCCGGCAGCATCATCGAAGGCACCACCAAAACGCTGAATTTCAGCGGTATCAGCGAACAATGACCGGCGCTATCGTAGATTACCCTGAGCTACCGTTCTGTCCGTTGCCGTTTTTTCCGGGAAAACGCCGTTTCATCACGATAGGTTTCGGCGGGCGGCGGATCGAATTGCCTGCCTCGTAAAGCTCGCTCAGCAAATGCACGCTCAGCGGGAGCGGGAAGTATTCGGATCCGGGGATGCCTCCCAAACTCATTCGTAAACGTCCTGGGCCAGCAACCCTCATTTCGATCAGTTCCCGCTGATAATCGTTGAAGTCTCTCATTAACTTCCCTATCCGCGTGACTTTGTCATTCATCATTTCTTGAACCAGAAGCAGTTGCTCGGCAATGGCGCTTTCATTCGATATGGTTTGAACCAGTTTTGGCGAACAAACACGGAAGCCGCTATAAAACAGCATTGCCCGAATGCCTCTGGCTTCTTGAATCAGATTCTTGGCGCCGACCAGTAAATTCTCAATTTTATCAATTGTGTTCAACAGATAGTTCAGTCCCTCCAGGAAAATTGCCCTCTCCTCGGAGGCAAAGAATCTGGTTCGACCGGAATACCGAAGCGCTTCCATCAAGTCTTCGCACTCGCCTCTTGCGTCCTGCAGTTCCATTTCCAGTTGTGTAATCATTGTTGCACCTCCTTTTACCGATGAATCTTTCGTTCTCAATCAGGTGCATTTTCACGACGTTCGTACACGGCAGGGCTTATCTTTCTCTGACAGGAGGCTGAAGTTTCTTGCGTTCGGACTTACGCTGGTCTGACGGGAGACTGAGCTTTCTTGAAAGCGATCTTACATAGGCCTGACAAACGGCTAACGTCACCGGTCAATTGCTTATGCCGGGAAATATTTGTTACTCCGATTCATCGGCCAGCCAGTAACCGCCGCCCGGTTCGTTGAGCAACAGGCGCGGATTCTCAGCATCGTCTTCGATCATTTTTCGCAATCGGCTGATAGCCACGTAAAGACGGTTGTTCTGATAGCTGTCATTTTCGCGGTACTCTTCCTTGAAGACTCGTTCGATGATTTCGCGCGGTGAATACAGTTGCCCGCGCCGTTCGGACAGCAAGCAAAGCAAATCATAGCTTTGCTTGCCTATGCGTAGGCGTTGACCACGCACCAACACAGCATGTTTTTCCTTATCAATTTCCAGCTTTCCACTGTGCGCTATTCGGTGAAGCGTTGCAGGTTGAGCGAGTTTGCCGCTGCTGACGGCGGCGGCAAGCAGTATATGAATCATGCGTACCAGTTCGCCTTTCACCAGTGATTCTGGATTGAGGCTCATAAACCGGCGCATCGCTTCGAAGAGCATTCCCCAATGGTAGGTCGCCTGTCCCTGAACCAGCATGTTACTGGCCAATTTTCTGACGGTTTGGATGATGCGCGCTACGGGACGTAGCGGCGGTTCCAACTCGCCGAAGTTGAAAATAGTGAAATCAGCGACCAAAGATTTTTCGAATTCGTGCAGCCAAATCAGCTTGTCGTTTTCGACCCAGTCGAATCGGATCATCGCTTCCAAAATTACGAAGTTCCAGAACAGCGGCATGGGGCCGGCACCGGCAAAATCCGTCAGCCAGGCCTTGCCAGTGCTATCGCTCAAAATACGCTCTCCGGAGGAAATGATTGGAGAATTGATCAGCGCCGGAAATCCGAAATCGCGGCGCATCATCTCCATCGGGTCGGGATATGTAATGGACTCGCCGCCGAAGTAAAAGCGGATACTTCCCGGCGTAATTTCAAGTTTCATGTCCAGCAGAGTGGCTTTTTGCGCAAGAGCCTTTAGCCGCAATTCGTATGCTTCAGGTGCCAAGCCGGAATAATCAAAGCCGAATCGCGATTGGCACAACGCGCCGAGAGATTCCCACTCATCTGAGAGATATTTTTCGCGAAAGCAATAAGCAAGTGTCTCCTGGAAAAGCGTCTCAATTGTTTTGGCAACCGCCCTTTCATTGCCGCTGCGATACAATTCGATTAGCGAAGACACGCCGTCCAGATCAGCCCCTATCAGCGTGTAAGCATTCAAGGCAAAATGGGTAACCGCTTGTGCGGATTTCAGTTGTGTTCGATTTAATCCGTCTGTTTTGGCAGAAACTTCGGAAGCTCGTTTGCTCTCTTCAGCGATCAACGATTCCCTTCCGCACACTACAAACAACGAAGTCTGTGGCTGATGGTCGGTAAAGGTGTGCACAAGCAACGCAACTCGCCCGCCGCTCTGCCAATACAAGCGGGCAATTCGAATCAACCGTTCCTGCTGGAAAACCCGCCGAAACAGATATTCCAGTTCTTCTGCCTGGTTGGCCGCCTGCACGCGTTCCAGGCTGGGGCTGATTAGATCGGCCAAGTGCTGGAACGACGAAAGTCGCGACTGTTCATCGAACCGAATCTCCAGCTTTTCGTTACTCTGCGCATATTTTTTCAGGGCATTTTCAATTGCGCTGAGCAGCGCCTTCTTTCCTTCCTTCTTGCTGACGAAATCCACCGCAGGCGGCAATCCCTCCACCACCGGCCCCAGCGCTTTGCGAACCTGGTCGTAATCCGGCCAGCGGGTCATGATAATTTTAGGAATGCGGCGGTACTCCATTTTCTTGGCCAATGAAATACCGCTGGTGTCGCGACGGTTGTTGTCCTGTCGCAACCGTACATCAGTGATAAGTAGATTCACCCACGAATCAGCCATCACGCGCTCGGCCTCCTCGGAAGAAGCTGCGCACATCACTTCATAACCTGCTCGCTCCAAAATGTCAGCGCAGGTTTCCAGATAATCCGGATCGTTATCCACGACCAACAATCTCTTTTTCATGGTTTCGCTCCTGATTGGCTGATCGTTTGGCCGGCACAGACGGCTTTACTGGTTTCTGCCCCAACCACAAACCAGTAGCGGCATTGATGACGCGCTCTCTGCATTGCTCACGCATTCCGCCAACCGGCAGTTCCTCACTAGCGTCAAGCAGAATTTCCAATCCGCGGGTTTCCACCAATTCCTGGTGATACCGATCCATGCGCTCGTTGGCGCTGTCGGTTCGCTTGAAGAAAAGCAGTGTTGCAGCTTCCGCCAGCACACCAGCCAAAGCGCTCAACACTGCCACATAAGTTTTATCCTTGAGCGCCAGATATGTCCCGACAAAGATAAAAACCGCCCCCAAAACAGCGATGCCCAATCCTATCCGATAATTCCAGCGCGATTGCTGGCGAGCTTCTTCATAATCCTGATTGAGTTTGAGCACCAGCGTGTTGCTCGATTCACGATACCGGGATTCAAATTCCAAAGTGTTCCGCACTGCCGACAGTATCGCTGAAAATTCGTCTTTTTTGTCCACACAAGCTGCTGGACGCAGCTTCCCGTCCAATGACTCCTTGTTTGCTTTCCGCAGTGTTTCGTAATTCAGCCACCGAGTCAGAAGAATTTTGGGAACTTCCGGTGCTACCTTCAAAATGCGAATGCCGCTGATGTCCTGCTTGTTGCTATTGTTTTCCAATCGAACGTCCAGAATCGCCAGATCAATCCCGCCTTGCTCCAGAATTGCTTTGGCATCGTCTGGATTGGTTGCCGTCCTTACCTCAAAGTGCTTTCTGTCAAAATAATCCCGAAGCGATTCCAAATAATCGACATCATTGTCGGCCAGTAACAAGGTGTATTGAGCCATCGAACGTCTCCTTTAAGCCGTAAGGTTTAATGCCTTGCAAACGGCCTCGCGCAATTCATCTTCGTCGTAAGATTTGCTGATGTAGTTTGTCGCGCCCGCTCTCATTGCGCTGCGCGCATGCTCCCAATGGGGCGCGGCTGAAGCGACAATAATTGGCAAAGTTTCCTGTCGGCTTCGGATCAGCTCAATGAGAGCGGATGGCTCCGCCACCGCAGTCGCATCTATAAAAAGCAGTACGTATTCGCAGCCTTCAATTGACGCCAGGACATCTTTTTCTCCCACCGCATCTACTTCTCCCAGCCCAACCAGTGCCGACCTGAGCGTTCTGAGCCAATACTGGCTTTGCGATCCGTTGATGAGGAGGAATCGCATCTTAGAAACCATACTTTTCTTCCGATCTCAATTTAATCGCGGGAGTTCAATTACTACCCGTGTACCAGTCTTTTCGCCTTTGGTGCTGGTCCAGGGAATCTGAATGCTACCGCCGTATTTTTTGATTATGGCCTGCGCCTTGAGCAAGCCGCCCCCTAACCCTTCACCGCCGTCTTCCTTGGAAATGATGCCCTTGAAAAGTTTGTCCAAAACCTTTTTAGGAATGCCCCTCCCCGTATCTTCAAAGGTGATTTCCACCTTTCCGTTCTCTTGGCTGGTGGTCACAGTGACCTCTTTCCGTTTGGAGTTCGCGACTGCCCGCACTGCATTGTCAATCACAATGTCACAGGCGAACTGAAACCAATCAGGACTGATTCTGACTTCCAGCGGGTCGCTTGGTAGCAGGTTAAGTTTGTACTTCGTCCTTTGCTCAGGGTCATTTTCCCTGCGCGTTCTGATTTGCTCAGCCAACAGGTCGTTGACCGAAACATTTGTCACCCCCTCTTCGTTGGTGACCGGCGGAGTGATCTTGTAGTCCTGAATTTTTTGCGCGAGTTCCCTGATTTTCCTGAGCTTCTTGTCCTGTTCTCTAGTCAGCTTTTTCCCGTACGGATCGTCGAAGATTTCGCCGACTTCGGCGGCAATCGTAATCGCCTTTCCCTCGATCTCGTGCCTCCACACTCCGCTGACCATATCCATCCAGGAAAGCTCCGTGCTCGCCTGAATCTGCACATTGGCTTCAATCAGGCTTTTGTACTTTCGGGCATTTTGAATGGCGATGGCTGCCTGTGTCGCCAGTGACTCCAAATCCCGTTTATCTTCTTCGTCAAAGGCGTTTGGTTCCGGATGTTCCAGGTTGATTACATAAACCACTTCGTCATCAATGATGATTGGAACCGCGAGTTCCGCTTTGGTGGCGGGGTAATATGAAAGGTAGTCCGGGTCTTTGGATACGTCCCCGACCAAATACGATCGCTTATCGCGAACAACCCGACCAGTAATTCCGATTCGCTTGCCCGGCTCAGGATTAAGCGGGATCGGAGGATTCTCGGGCGGCGAAGTCGGATAATAAGCCTCCGCTACGGCTTCATTCCCGACGATCCGCCTGATCGCCACAAAAGCTCCTTCTTCATTGGCGAGCTTCCACATCCAGGGAATGATTTTATTGATGACTTCGCGTTCAACGAGCGTCCTGGTAATTTCCTCGCCTGCTTCGTGCAAGGTCTGCAATGCTGTAACGCGTCTCCGCAATGCTTCATAAAGGCGCGTATTTCGGATGGCAACAGCGGCTTGGTCGGCAAAGAGTTCGATGTTCCGCTGCTCATTTGGCGTAAAGTTGTGCTGAGAACGGTTATTGACGAATAGGACGCCAACCGATTCCGTGCCGAGTCGCAGCGGAACAGCCAAACAGGATTTGATTTCTTCCTCTCGGGCAAATCGTTTGTCATGAAACATCGGGTCTGATGAAACGTCATCCGCTTTCACCGTCTTTCCCAGTTTCATAATTTCGTAAACCAGGGAATTCTCGGGAACTTCATCCCCACTAGCCAACTGCTCATCCCATACGCCAACCATGGTCCGCGGCTTCCTGAAGCTATTCTTCTCCTGATCGTAAACGAACAACACAATTGGCTCACAACCCGTAGTTTCTTTCGTGCCGTGGACAATTGTATTCAACGTTGTATCCAGGTCGCCGAGCGTGGTGACTTTCGCCACGACTTTTGCCGTGTCGCGCGTGGCCTTCAACTCTTTCATCTGACGTGCATTGTCGTACGTGCTCGCCGCTTGATTGACGTAGAGTTGCAAGGACCTGAGTTCCTGGCCGGTAAAATTGTGTGGCTCGGCGTAAGCAACCCAAAGCACTCCATGCCGCCGGCCTTGAGCAAAGAAGGGCAGGCAGATCGCTGCTCTAACCCCGTGTTCGAGAAGCAGTGGATTGGTTCGCCCCGGTTGGCGTTTCAAGTCAGGGATGGCAATCAGTTGGCCGCCGCGCATGACTTCGAGCGACACGCCATTTGCTCGAACGGAACGCGTTAAATCAAGCTGGCGTCCGATTTCATCAGGAATGATTCGCAGAGGGCGATAAGTTATCTCGTCAATCAAGATAATTCCTGCAAACAGAGCCTTCGTTGCTTTGCGCGTCAGTTCGCAGATAATTTGCAGCACCTGATCGGGGTCTTGCGGCGCGACCAGTTTGTCACTGGCGCGAGTGAGCGCTTCCTGCCTGATTCGCGCTTCCTGAGTTTGCTGAAACAGATTGTGATTCTCAACCGCTACGGCCGCCGCATTGACGAAAGTCATCAGGGATTTGAGGTCTTCTTCTGTAATGGGCAAGCGTGTGAAGTTATTGTCGGCAACGACCACGCCGAAAACGTGCCCTCGCACATTAAGCGGGGCCACCACCAGTTGCGGTCCGGGCAAAAATGCTTCCAGCAACCGATCTGGCAGTTTCAGCGCCTGATCACCTTCCAAGATGAGACCCTTGCTATGCCTGCCATCAAGGACCTCATTGAATATATCGTCCGCTGAAGGCTTGCGTTCAAACCGCAATTCCTGCACCTTCGCGCCAACCGGCGTGAGTTCGATCTTTCCCTGCTCAAGCAGCTTTGTGTAATGAAAGAAATCGTCCAGCGTAGGCGCTTGCCAATCTCGCCAAACCGTATCCGCAGAAGCATGGTCAAATTGACCTATTCCGCATTTACCGACCAATTCCCCGCGTTCGTCCAGAAGAAAGAGGGCGGCGCGATTGAACCCCAATCCGTAACCCGCCGTGACGCCGGTCAAGGTGACGTGCAGCAAGCGTTCCAACCTCTGCGCAGCGGTCAATCCTTCATCGCCAAGCATTTTTTGAATGTAAAAGCTGACCTGATGGAGCAGGTTGAGCTGCTTGTTGACCTTTTCCTTTTGCGTCCCAAGCCGTGCGTTCTGCAATGTCAGCGAGGCGCGCCCTGCCAGCCGTTCCAACATCTCCTCATCGGTT encodes:
- a CDS encoding response regulator, which translates into the protein MVSKMRFLLINGSQSQYWLRTLRSALVGLGEVDAVGEKDVLASIEGCEYVLLFIDATAVAEPSALIELIRSRQETLPIIVASAAPHWEHARSAMRAGATNYISKSYDEDELREAVCKALNLTA
- a CDS encoding response regulator, yielding MAQYTLLLADNDVDYLESLRDYFDRKHFEVRTATNPDDAKAILEQGGIDLAILDVRLENNSNKQDISGIRILKVAPEVPKILLTRWLNYETLRKANKESLDGKLRPAACVDKKDEFSAILSAVRNTLEFESRYRESSNTLVLKLNQDYEEARQQSRWNYRIGLGIAVLGAVFIFVGTYLALKDKTYVAVLSALAGVLAEAATLLFFKRTDSANERMDRYHQELVETRGLEILLDASEELPVGGMREQCRERVINAATGLWLGQKPVKPSVPAKRSANQERNHEKEIVGRG
- a CDS encoding winged helix-turn-helix domain-containing protein: MKKRLLVVDNDPDYLETCADILERAGYEVMCAASSEEAERVMADSWVNLLITDVRLRQDNNRRDTSGISLAKKMEYRRIPKIIMTRWPDYDQVRKALGPVVEGLPPAVDFVSKKEGKKALLSAIENALKKYAQSNEKLEIRFDEQSRLSSFQHLADLISPSLERVQAANQAEELEYLFRRVFQQERLIRIARLYWQSGGRVALLVHTFTDHQPQTSLFVVCGRESLIAEESKRASEVSAKTDGLNRTQLKSAQAVTHFALNAYTLIGADLDGVSSLIELYRSGNERAVAKTIETLFQETLAYCFREKYLSDEWESLGALCQSRFGFDYSGLAPEAYELRLKALAQKATLLDMKLEITPGSIRFYFGGESITYPDPMEMMRRDFGFPALINSPIISSGERILSDSTGKAWLTDFAGAGPMPLFWNFVILEAMIRFDWVENDKLIWLHEFEKSLVADFTIFNFGELEPPLRPVARIIQTVRKLASNMLVQGQATYHWGMLFEAMRRFMSLNPESLVKGELVRMIHILLAAAVSSGKLAQPATLHRIAHSGKLEIDKEKHAVLVRGQRLRIGKQSYDLLCLLSERRGQLYSPREIIERVFKEEYRENDSYQNNRLYVAISRLRKMIEDDAENPRLLLNEPGGGYWLADESE
- a CDS encoding GAF domain-containing protein — its product is MSDEPLRVLLVDDDINLREPLTEFLQTDYDYHVDAAADAEQAWELVTSATLPYHVALIDDVLAPSAGKSPIRSGVDLMSHIKKHSPRTETIIFTGWGMERALEALQAGAFRYLAKPFNPEELAILIRHAAQQHHLFKELDTLKLLSVISDQLNLRHLDLETLLQETITRATTSIGAHEGSLLLVKADGSLHNWRGHELAMSDEKARMILANGCAKWVMNNSESLRLDDFTTDPRWLILADDVLRRGSALLVPLKDGDEAIGVFTFSCRETGYFKEEHQRLAETIATQAAIAIRHAALFQQTKDLAQQLDAEKQKLALFDHCSPNGQIAIDTEGKINFVNQRALQILGYTEEELIGKGVQILYLKFSEAQRIGKMLETASDHMVRQERTELVTKDGRPVPVLLSAAYVHDASGAYLGSIGHFENLTEIQKKDAQLAVLSEASRIMAEAATLKEGLNALARLLAERLQSSFCSIFLYNENSQTLVSKVSHVPLDAGLGPDDRSASGFPMKISDCALLREIFDTNQCKVIFHSDAEWRQELIQFAGYLRLSEDIQTLMLVPLLKDDRIVGLLTLGEVQKAGIFPFATDETDYPTATAIAHQITGLIDRLWQFDLTEYRNHLLDKLNKALLHIQGGLKVSELEQEITRYAAEVLDYSNSFLFACRPGQLELELCRTFPENTLPSIYPSSVEGLLGEVIRTGRPQFKAEYDEWHKREHAFDQFHFKTVVAVPLKPSEQIEYLLVVGSTDSRQFVETDEEMLERLAGRASLTLQNARLGTQKEKVNKQLNLLHQVSFYIQKMLGDEGLTAAQRLERLLHVTLTGVTAGYGLGFNRAALFLLDERGELVGKCGIGQFDHASADTVWRDWQAPTLDDFFHYTKLLEQGKIELTPVGAKVQELRFERKPSADDIFNEVLDGRHSKGLILEGDQALKLPDRLLEAFLPGPQLVVAPLNVRGHVFGVVVADNNFTRLPITEEDLKSLMTFVNAAAVAVENHNLFQQTQEARIRQEALTRASDKLVAPQDPDQVLQIICELTRKATKALFAGIILIDEITYRPLRIIPDEIGRQLDLTRSVRANGVSLEVMRGGQLIAIPDLKRQPGRTNPLLLEHGVRAAICLPFFAQGRRHGVLWVAYAEPHNFTGQELRSLQLYVNQAASTYDNARQMKELKATRDTAKVVAKVTTLGDLDTTLNTIVHGTKETTGCEPIVLFVYDQEKNSFRKPRTMVGVWDEQLASGDEVPENSLVYEIMKLGKTVKADDVSSDPMFHDKRFAREEEIKSCLAVPLRLGTESVGVLFVNNRSQHNFTPNEQRNIELFADQAAVAIRNTRLYEALRRRVTALQTLHEAGEEITRTLVEREVINKIIPWMWKLANEEGAFVAIRRIVGNEAVAEAYYPTSPPENPPIPLNPEPGKRIGITGRVVRDKRSYLVGDVSKDPDYLSYYPATKAELAVPIIIDDEVVYVINLEHPEPNAFDEEDKRDLESLATQAAIAIQNARKYKSLIEANVQIQASTELSWMDMVSGVWRHEIEGKAITIAAEVGEIFDDPYGKKLTREQDKKLRKIRELAQKIQDYKITPPVTNEEGVTNVSVNDLLAEQIRTRRENDPEQRTKYKLNLLPSDPLEVRISPDWFQFACDIVIDNAVRAVANSKRKEVTVTTSQENGKVEITFEDTGRGIPKKVLDKLFKGIISKEDGGEGLGGGLLKAQAIIKKYGGSIQIPWTSTKGEKTGTRVVIELPRLN